A single Paenibacillus sp. FSL R5-0517 DNA region contains:
- a CDS encoding heme-degrading domain-containing protein codes for MNLTMIEKLKEMAQEEIELVFGTFASETALNLGLHLVEEAKRRSQAVTIDITLKGHRLFLHAMEGTHPDNEDWIRRKNNVVNHFSSSSWHTALRLRNENQTLEHNFNLPSSDYVLAGGAFPLILENEGQVGTITVSGLPDEEDHDLVTTGIRSFLLQQG; via the coding sequence TTGAACCTCACCATGATCGAAAAATTAAAGGAAATGGCACAGGAAGAAATAGAATTGGTATTTGGCACATTTGCTTCTGAAACGGCGCTTAACCTTGGCCTGCATCTGGTTGAAGAAGCGAAGCGTCGTTCCCAGGCCGTGACCATCGACATTACCCTGAAGGGACATCGTCTCTTTTTGCATGCGATGGAAGGCACTCATCCCGACAACGAGGACTGGATTCGACGTAAAAACAACGTGGTGAATCATTTTTCATCCAGTTCTTGGCATACCGCCCTGCGTTTGAGAAACGAGAACCAGACCCTTGAGCACAACTTCAATCTGCCTTCATCGGACTATGTACTGGCTGGTGGCGCTTTCCCGCTGATTCTGGAAAATGAGGGACAGGTCGGCACCATTACAGTATCGGGTCTGCCTGATGAGGAAGACCATGATCTGGTCACGACAGGAATTCGCTCGTTTTTGTTGCAGCAAGGGTAG
- a CDS encoding permease prefix domain 1-containing protein produces METIMVYLENMFVGLPKTSEVEHLKQELLSGMEDKYLELKREGKSENEAIGIVISEFGNIEELTAELGIQPVSPEETVPVLTEEEIYAYTTAKRNAGFWIGLGVLLCASGVAFLIFMDALFENYAISAANRSVETGAVLGLIGMFVLIAIAVSMFIYSGMKLERFNYMEKGFQLPYTLKMSIQHSRESFALTYRIAIITGVCLCILSPVFIFGASSINDNYASYGVSAFMVMAGVGVFLFVYYGNIQGAYTNLLEKHQLTVEKKQEVKVVRAVEAIVWPLATAIFLFTGFVYQRWDINWAIFPITGILSGSFSNVYHIMKSKNPS; encoded by the coding sequence ATGGAGACAATTATGGTGTATCTGGAGAACATGTTTGTTGGTCTGCCGAAGACATCCGAGGTGGAACATCTGAAGCAGGAGCTCCTTTCGGGGATGGAAGATAAGTACCTGGAATTGAAGCGAGAAGGCAAGTCGGAGAATGAAGCCATCGGCATTGTGATCTCGGAATTTGGTAACATCGAGGAATTAACAGCCGAACTCGGTATTCAGCCAGTGAGCCCGGAAGAGACAGTACCTGTGTTAACGGAAGAAGAGATTTACGCATATACCACTGCGAAGAGAAATGCCGGATTTTGGATTGGGCTGGGTGTTTTATTGTGCGCGTCAGGTGTGGCATTTCTGATTTTCATGGATGCCTTATTTGAGAACTATGCCATTTCAGCTGCAAACCGTTCGGTGGAAACGGGCGCTGTACTAGGCCTGATCGGCATGTTCGTATTGATTGCCATTGCGGTAAGCATGTTCATATACAGCGGTATGAAGTTGGAACGCTTCAATTATATGGAGAAGGGCTTCCAGCTTCCTTATACACTCAAAATGAGTATTCAGCATAGTCGGGAAAGCTTCGCTCTGACTTATCGTATAGCCATCATTACGGGTGTCTGCCTGTGCATTCTGTCTCCGGTGTTTATTTTCGGAGCCTCTTCTATCAATGATAACTACGCCTCTTATGGTGTATCTGCCTTTATGGTCATGGCTGGGGTAGGAGTATTCCTGTTTGTATATTACGGTAATATTCAGGGGGCTTACACAAACTTGCTGGAGAAGCACCAGTTGACGGTAGAGAAGAAGCAGGAGGTCAAGGTTGTGAGAGCCGTGGAAGCGATTGTATGGCCGCTGGCGACAGCCATCTTCTTGTTCACAGGTTTTGTATATCAACGGTGGGATATCAATTGGGCCATATTTCCGATTACCGGTATTCTCTCCGGCAGCTTTAGCAATGTGTACCATATTATGAAAAGCAAAAATCCGTCCTGA
- a CDS encoding PadR family transcriptional regulator has protein sequence MISSDVIRGYNDTLILYMLLEGESYGYEISKNIRQLTEEKYVMKETTLYSAFTRLEKNGYIQSFYLDENSLGKRRTYYRITPSGLDYYREKCEEWKVTQEVVNLFIREL, from the coding sequence GTGATCAGCAGTGACGTTATACGTGGCTACAATGATACGCTGATCCTCTACATGCTGCTCGAAGGGGAGTCGTACGGCTACGAGATTTCCAAGAACATCAGACAGCTGACAGAGGAAAAGTACGTCATGAAGGAAACGACATTATACTCGGCCTTCACCCGATTGGAGAAGAACGGTTATATTCAATCGTTTTACCTGGATGAGAATAGTTTGGGGAAGCGTCGTACCTATTACCGGATTACGCCGTCCGGCCTCGACTATTACAGAGAAAAGTGTGAGGAATGGAAGGTTACGCAGGAGGTTGTTAATCTATTTATCAGGGAGTTGTGA
- a CDS encoding nucleoside hydrolase, whose amino-acid sequence MRRVIIDTDTAGDDTIAILTALHHFQVEGITITGGNVQFDQEVENALYTVQVAGHGGKVPVYKGCERPLMAYGKAQHRTVEDVHGDDGMGGAHFPKAEQRPESGHAVDFIIEKVHAHPGEIELLAIAPLTNIAMAIQKDPTIIPEIAHLYIMGGTNNALGNITPAAEYNFYVDPEAAKIVLHAGIPITMVGWEMCTQYSVMDDDDHAEIAALGTSGADFFTAINKVVMQFNKSVHKLNGTTHPDTLLMAVAADESVMTKSGQYYVDVEAAGELTRGYSVVDINGRFGKEPNVRVCEAIDRPKFKSMLLDVLSTIQ is encoded by the coding sequence ATGAGAAGAGTCATCATCGATACAGATACAGCAGGAGACGATACGATTGCGATCCTGACGGCATTGCATCACTTTCAGGTGGAAGGCATCACCATTACGGGCGGTAACGTACAATTCGACCAAGAGGTTGAAAATGCCCTGTACACGGTACAGGTTGCTGGACATGGCGGCAAGGTGCCTGTGTATAAAGGATGCGAGCGACCGCTAATGGCTTACGGTAAAGCTCAGCACCGTACAGTGGAAGACGTGCATGGCGATGACGGCATGGGCGGCGCGCATTTCCCGAAGGCGGAGCAGCGTCCTGAGAGCGGGCATGCGGTTGATTTTATCATTGAGAAGGTGCATGCACATCCAGGTGAAATTGAACTGCTGGCAATTGCCCCGCTGACCAATATTGCCATGGCGATTCAGAAAGACCCTACGATTATTCCGGAGATTGCTCACCTGTACATCATGGGCGGAACGAATAATGCACTGGGCAATATCACCCCGGCAGCGGAGTATAACTTCTACGTAGACCCGGAAGCTGCGAAAATTGTACTGCATGCGGGCATTCCGATCACAATGGTTGGTTGGGAGATGTGTACGCAATATTCGGTGATGGACGATGACGATCATGCAGAGATTGCGGCTTTGGGGACATCGGGTGCTGATTTCTTCACCGCAATTAACAAAGTGGTTATGCAGTTCAACAAGTCGGTACATAAGCTGAATGGTACTACTCATCCCGATACGTTGCTGATGGCTGTTGCAGCAGATGAATCCGTCATGACCAAGTCGGGTCAGTATTATGTGGATGTCGAAGCGGCAGGAGAGCTGACACGCGGATACAGTGTGGTTGATATTAACGGACGTTTTGGCAAAGAGCCGAATGTACGTGTCTGTGAAGCCATTGATCGGCCGAAGTTCAAATCCATGTTGCTCGATGTGCTCTCAACGATCCAATAA
- a CDS encoding DUF350 domain-containing protein, with amino-acid sequence MENLGLNLLNVAVGIGILLVVLVCGYFAFSKLTRYNDSEEIAKGNEAAGMYMGSKLLGLCIIVGMVSFSTHSWLDMLLWSAFGIIVLCLVYIIFDFLTPKMRVCDEIARGNMAVAQLLRSIIIGVSIVIGTFLM; translated from the coding sequence ATGGAGAACTTAGGATTGAACTTGCTGAATGTTGCGGTGGGTATAGGCATTTTGCTGGTGGTATTGGTATGTGGGTATTTCGCTTTTAGTAAATTGACCCGGTATAACGATAGTGAGGAGATTGCGAAAGGAAACGAAGCGGCAGGCATGTACATGGGCAGCAAATTGCTAGGACTGTGTATTATTGTGGGCATGGTATCTTTCTCGACACATTCGTGGTTGGATATGCTGCTGTGGTCGGCGTTTGGAATTATTGTGCTGTGCCTGGTCTATATTATATTTGACTTCCTCACGCCCAAAATGCGAGTTTGCGACGAAATTGCACGAGGGAATATGGCGGTAGCGCAGCTGCTGCGTTCGATTATCATCGGCGTTTCCATCGTCATCGGTACATTTTTGATGTAA
- a CDS encoding glutathionylspermidine synthase family protein, which produces MRHVIQLPLSHEEVFQGETAQQVPYHRMYGKQYCVPALTVYSPSEVEELRTAAEAVDGIYCKVMRFIQQYMPDSFLEHQLGIHPGLIPAARMEMVTGGITRQDWIIGEAGPKCIENNTDTPTGIPEAAALENILVGLAEDATLAAPSAEMDERIRECFRIWLEFYAAQGLQGPVTFTSFGEHVEDRTNTEYLMKRCREAGYEACYAPLEELEIVPGEALYHKGREINLLYRLYPLEYLVDDRDETTGVDIGAALLDLVREGRLGLMNPVQHVLMQSKGFMAAIWSLYERNEQTPEYCGFTLFDDTEMDIISQYLLPTYFSAEPFELNAMPYVAKSYWGREGRGTLLLDGNEVQQKLDHQRLTELEEKSASPLTLRAADSLQEDEDEEIAAYYNNQPKIYQKLVPMEQVVIETEDGAYSGYLLTGVFVIGGRLAGLLPRVGEKVTGDMAYYCAAAVRERMNDEEEKEWRT; this is translated from the coding sequence ATGAGGCACGTGATCCAACTGCCATTAAGTCACGAAGAGGTATTTCAGGGAGAAACGGCACAACAGGTTCCATATCATCGAATGTATGGAAAGCAATATTGTGTGCCTGCATTAACAGTCTATTCTCCCTCGGAGGTAGAAGAGCTGCGTACTGCAGCAGAGGCGGTAGACGGCATTTACTGTAAAGTGATGCGATTTATCCAACAATATATGCCGGATTCTTTCTTGGAGCATCAGTTAGGTATTCATCCTGGGCTTATTCCGGCGGCACGTATGGAGATGGTGACTGGAGGCATTACCCGCCAGGACTGGATTATTGGAGAAGCGGGGCCAAAGTGTATTGAAAATAATACAGACACCCCTACGGGGATACCGGAAGCTGCTGCTCTGGAAAATATCCTGGTCGGTCTTGCCGAGGATGCTACGCTAGCAGCGCCATCTGCCGAGATGGATGAACGTATTCGAGAATGTTTCAGGATATGGCTGGAGTTCTATGCAGCGCAGGGGTTACAGGGACCCGTGACGTTCACTTCTTTTGGGGAACATGTTGAAGATCGAACGAATACCGAGTACCTGATGAAGCGTTGCCGGGAAGCGGGATACGAAGCCTGTTATGCCCCGCTGGAGGAACTGGAGATTGTTCCGGGAGAGGCGCTTTACCATAAAGGTCGGGAGATTAATCTGCTCTACCGTCTCTATCCACTGGAATATCTAGTTGATGATCGGGATGAGACAACAGGGGTGGACATTGGGGCTGCGCTTCTTGATCTGGTACGGGAGGGACGATTGGGCCTGATGAACCCCGTTCAGCATGTGCTGATGCAGAGCAAAGGTTTCATGGCGGCGATCTGGTCGCTCTACGAGCGTAATGAGCAAACCCCAGAATATTGCGGGTTTACCCTCTTTGATGATACAGAGATGGACATCATTTCCCAATATCTGCTGCCAACCTATTTTTCGGCTGAACCCTTCGAGCTGAACGCCATGCCATATGTAGCCAAAAGCTATTGGGGGCGCGAAGGCAGAGGAACTCTTTTGCTGGATGGGAATGAAGTACAGCAGAAGTTGGATCATCAGAGGCTTACGGAGCTGGAGGAAAAGTCGGCTTCTCCTCTAACCTTGAGAGCGGCAGATTCACTCCAAGAAGACGAGGATGAAGAAATTGCGGCCTACTACAATAACCAGCCCAAAATCTATCAGAAACTGGTCCCGATGGAGCAGGTCGTGATCGAGACAGAAGATGGCGCGTACAGCGGTTATCTGCTTACAGGGGTATTTGTGATCGGTGGGCGTTTGGCTGGGTTGTTACCCAGGGTCGGGGAGAAAGTAACCGGTGATATGGCCTATTATTGCGCGGCTGCGGTTCGTGAACGGATGAATGATGAGGAGGAGAAGGAATGGAGAACTTAG
- a CDS encoding ABC-F family ATP-binding cassette domain-containing protein, with the protein MMMISAQQLTQYHGAHLVLDGITFEIMEGDKVALIGRNGSGKTTLMRLMARMNKPDEGQLMIKKDTRTGYVAQVPEGLDDYTVLDVLSLGFKELMICRTQMKEMEQQMSDPACAADPNQLERLLKRYAALQEQFEREGGYEMDARIDQVADGLDIVKTHYEWRFGSLSGGEQTRVVLASQLIVKPDLLLLDEPTNHLDLERVEWLEGFLREYSGTIVLISHDRYFLDRVVNRTLELEDGEALTAAGGYTEYMAVKEQRLLQQFEEFKEQQKVIKKMKETIRQLEEWGRVGGNEKFFRRAASMRKALERMEQVKRPILERRNADFDVRPTDRTGKRVVVLEQVEKSYGERVILRGISGLLEYGDKIALIGRNGSGKTTLFKLLLGDEQPNAGKLEWGARVDVGYLAQQEEPTNPKLNVLEYFRLEAGVEEGEARGILARYLFYGADVFRAVGQLSGGEWTRLRLALLVQRKPNVLLLDEPTNHLDIASREALEESLVDFEGTVLAISHDRYFVNRLASRVWELEDGQMNAYLGDYEAYREKKLELQARAAATGQSTAGRAAVPSGGKGNSEMKSGMTTASSGTIRSGKKPEATSVATASNDRSGNGNQPSAEKLEQTLARLEAQIQVLDQQLETVQNNPLELEQIWHDREQLSAEYNDVLAQWAEL; encoded by the coding sequence ATGATGATGATTAGCGCGCAACAACTGACTCAATACCACGGAGCACATCTGGTGCTGGACGGCATTACATTTGAAATTATGGAAGGTGACAAGGTTGCCTTAATCGGCCGCAACGGAAGCGGCAAGACCACACTTATGCGCCTGATGGCAAGAATGAACAAGCCGGATGAAGGGCAATTGATGATCAAAAAAGATACACGGACCGGTTACGTGGCACAAGTTCCAGAAGGGCTGGATGACTATACCGTACTGGATGTGCTGAGCCTTGGATTCAAGGAGCTTATGATATGTCGCACGCAAATGAAGGAAATGGAGCAGCAGATGTCCGATCCGGCATGTGCAGCAGACCCTAATCAATTGGAGCGTCTGCTCAAACGATATGCGGCACTGCAAGAACAGTTTGAGCGTGAGGGTGGATACGAAATGGATGCCCGAATCGATCAGGTTGCGGACGGTCTGGATATTGTCAAGACGCATTATGAATGGCGCTTCGGTTCACTGTCCGGTGGGGAACAGACCCGGGTGGTGCTGGCCTCGCAGCTGATCGTAAAACCCGATCTGTTATTGCTGGATGAGCCGACGAACCATCTTGATCTGGAGCGGGTGGAGTGGCTGGAAGGATTTTTACGAGAATACTCCGGTACCATTGTCCTGATCTCGCATGATCGCTATTTTCTGGATCGGGTGGTGAATCGAACGCTGGAGCTGGAGGATGGTGAGGCGTTAACGGCAGCGGGGGGCTATACGGAATATATGGCCGTGAAAGAACAGCGGCTGTTGCAGCAATTTGAGGAGTTCAAGGAGCAGCAGAAGGTGATCAAAAAAATGAAGGAAACGATCCGCCAACTGGAGGAGTGGGGCCGAGTTGGTGGCAATGAAAAGTTCTTCCGGCGGGCCGCTTCCATGCGCAAAGCGCTGGAGCGGATGGAACAGGTGAAGCGTCCCATATTGGAGCGGCGCAATGCCGATTTCGATGTGCGTCCTACGGATCGAACGGGTAAACGGGTCGTGGTTCTTGAACAAGTGGAGAAGAGTTATGGCGAGCGAGTGATTCTACGCGGGATTTCGGGTCTGCTGGAATATGGTGACAAAATTGCTCTTATTGGTCGGAACGGCTCCGGTAAGACGACCCTGTTCAAGCTGTTGCTTGGTGACGAGCAACCCAATGCTGGCAAGCTGGAGTGGGGGGCGCGTGTGGATGTAGGGTATCTGGCTCAACAGGAGGAACCTACGAATCCGAAGCTGAATGTACTCGAATACTTCCGACTTGAAGCAGGTGTGGAGGAAGGGGAAGCACGCGGAATTCTGGCACGATATCTATTCTATGGCGCGGATGTATTCCGCGCAGTGGGGCAATTATCCGGCGGGGAATGGACACGCCTGCGGCTGGCTCTGCTGGTGCAGCGTAAACCCAATGTACTGCTTCTTGATGAGCCGACCAACCATCTGGATATCGCATCCAGGGAAGCGCTGGAAGAGTCGTTGGTTGATTTTGAAGGTACCGTACTTGCCATCTCACATGATCGGTACTTCGTCAATCGCCTGGCGTCCCGTGTCTGGGAACTGGAGGACGGACAGATGAACGCTTATCTGGGAGACTATGAGGCGTATCGCGAGAAGAAGCTTGAATTGCAAGCTCGTGCGGCGGCGACAGGTCAGAGTACAGCCGGGAGAGCCGCCGTACCATCCGGCGGAAAAGGCAATTCAGAGATGAAGTCAGGTATGACCACAGCGTCGAGCGGGACTATCCGATCAGGGAAGAAGCCAGAAGCTACCTCGGTAGCAACTGCATCGAACGATAGAAGTGGCAATGGCAACCAACCGTCTGCGGAGAAGCTGGAACAGACGTTGGCTCGTCTTGAGGCACAGATTCAGGTGTTGGATCAACAGCTGGAAACGGTGCAGAACAATCCGCTTGAACTGGAACAAATCTGGCATGATCGTGAGCAATTGTCCGCTGAATATAATGATGTATTGGCTCAGTGGGCTGAGTTATAG